A single Flavobacterium sp. 1 DNA region contains:
- the atpH gene encoding ATP synthase F1 subunit delta: protein MASTRAAIRYATAILDLSDSKGVTEIVNNDMKSIASTIKGNEELSTFIQNPTIKVEVKEKALLEVFAIADNVTKGLLHLLFENKRFEILDVIATEYSRLFDIKNNVEVAKVTTAVAMDAALEAKVLAKIATLSDKKITIENIVDPAIIGGFILRIGDQQYNASVANRLQVLKRELSN, encoded by the coding sequence ATGGCAAGTACTAGAGCAGCAATTCGTTATGCAACGGCAATTTTAGATTTATCCGATTCAAAAGGAGTAACTGAAATTGTAAATAATGACATGAAATCTATTGCTTCGACGATAAAAGGTAATGAGGAGCTGAGTACATTTATTCAAAACCCAACCATTAAAGTAGAAGTGAAAGAGAAAGCACTTTTAGAAGTTTTTGCTATTGCGGATAATGTAACCAAAGGTTTGCTTCATTTGTTATTTGAAAACAAAAGATTCGAAATCCTAGATGTTATAGCTACAGAGTATAGCAGATTATTTGATATCAAGAATAATGTTGAAGTGGCCAAAGTAACAACTGCTGTTGCTATGGATGCAGCGCTTGAAGCTAAAGTTTTGGCTAAAATAGCAACACTTTCTGATAAAAAAATTACAATTGAAAATATAGTGGATCCTGCAATCATTGGAGGATTTATTTTAAGAATAGGCGACCAGCAGTATAATGCTTCTGTTGCCAACAGATTACAAGTATTAAAAAGAGAGTTAAGTAATTAG